In Kangiella profundi, one DNA window encodes the following:
- a CDS encoding sensor histidine kinase has translation MNSDKDISELVNELSQKQQKIAQELLSGNQQMRTLAKRVWRVQEDERKHIARELHDGVGQLLTALINQLQQMHKEGEPDPKELDEALTLARQALSDTREISRLMRPRILDDLGLIPALQWLSRVMGEKNSIKIDLHEQLSVNLDDETQTLVFRVVQEAITNAIKHAKATHIDITVIATERMLVLKIKDNGVGMTKDTSESVEGFGLSAMRDRVAAFGGQLMVESQPGEGCEIKVVITGSIGEGGL, from the coding sequence ATGAATAGTGACAAAGATATTTCAGAGCTGGTTAATGAACTTAGCCAGAAGCAACAAAAGATTGCACAGGAACTTCTTAGCGGCAATCAGCAAATGCGCACTCTGGCGAAACGAGTATGGCGAGTCCAGGAAGATGAAAGAAAGCATATTGCTCGAGAATTGCATGACGGTGTAGGGCAGTTGTTGACTGCTTTAATTAACCAATTGCAGCAAATGCACAAGGAAGGTGAACCTGACCCTAAAGAACTAGACGAAGCTTTGACACTGGCTAGACAAGCGCTAAGCGATACTCGTGAAATATCCCGACTGATGCGACCGAGAATTCTAGATGACCTGGGTTTAATCCCAGCTTTGCAATGGTTATCACGAGTTATGGGTGAAAAGAATTCGATCAAAATTGATCTGCATGAGCAGTTATCGGTTAATCTTGATGACGAAACGCAGACATTGGTTTTCAGAGTGGTACAGGAAGCAATTACCAATGCAATTAAACACGCCAAGGCAACCCATATTGATATTACCGTAATTGCAACCGAGCGGATGCTGGTGCTCAAAATTAAGGATAATGGCGTGGGCATGACCAAAGATACATCTGAATCAGTTGAAGGGTTTGGTTTATCTGCCATGCGAGATCGGGTGGCCGCTTTTGGCGGTCAATTAATGGTTGAGTCTCAGCCAGGCGAGGGCTGTGAGATCAAAGTGGTGATTACTGGCTCCATCGGTGAAGGGGGGCTCTAA
- a CDS encoding response regulator transcription factor, producing the protein MIRVMLADDHTILRQGLVSLLSKDADCTVVAEASNGLEAVEKALETRPQVAVIDISMPELNGMEVVKRIHDKLPECKILVLTMHEEQEYVIHMVRAGASGYLLKDSASEELIDAVKALASGKTYYSQYAASVLATQYSQPDKEWQDPYKNLTQREREVFHLVVDGKTTKDIARALDISVKTAENHRGKVLEKLGVSNTAELVRYAAKHNLLV; encoded by the coding sequence ATGATTCGAGTAATGCTTGCGGATGATCACACCATTCTTAGACAGGGATTAGTCAGTTTATTAAGTAAAGATGCTGACTGCACGGTAGTCGCCGAAGCCTCCAATGGTCTTGAAGCGGTTGAGAAAGCGCTGGAGACAAGACCTCAGGTGGCGGTTATTGATATTTCAATGCCTGAACTCAATGGCATGGAAGTGGTTAAACGAATTCATGACAAATTACCCGAATGCAAAATCCTAGTATTGACCATGCATGAGGAGCAGGAATATGTCATTCATATGGTCAGAGCAGGCGCGTCGGGTTACTTGCTAAAGGACAGTGCCAGTGAAGAGTTGATTGATGCCGTTAAAGCACTAGCCAGTGGCAAAACTTATTACAGCCAATATGCAGCCAGTGTTCTAGCCACTCAATACTCACAACCCGATAAAGAATGGCAGGATCCATATAAAAACTTAACTCAGCGTGAGCGTGAAGTGTTCCATCTGGTAGTTGACGGAAAAACAACAAAAGATATCGCGCGTGCGCTGGATATAAGTGTTAAAACTGCCGAAAACCATCGTGGCAAAGTGCTGGAGAAGCTAGGTGTGTCTAATACCGCTGAATTGGTACGTTATGCAGCTAAGCATAATTTGTTAGTTTAA
- a CDS encoding S8 family serine peptidase yields MSKFNLKTKPIYGAILAAGLGLSAVAGHAKSIGPQLSDLLSDATEQEVFEVIVTFEGNEPASLSQLQALENLGVTSGVSFNSLPMVGITATKQQIDAIYSRDDVRSVWYNAPLTLENDGSTELTGVDRLRDDQSMRNMGMPYSGRGIGVVINDSGVDGTHSDIKYPNHVTQNVLAQVNLNSLSGILPITYQEDVANTDIGGGHGSHVAGIIGGNGAMSSGLYQGVAPGAKLIGYGSGAGLFILDTLGGFDYALTHQFDYNIRVISNSFGNTGDTGTDFNPDDPTNVATKALSDNGVIVVFSAGNSGSGEATITGNFKKAPWVITVAAGDKQGNLADFSSRGVKGKTGQAVVDGETFTWEDRPTITAPGVDVISARASLSSLSALSITSDSEVMDANHVPYYTVMSGTSMAAPHASGIVALMLEANPNLTWREVKRILQDTATNMPGLEPWESGAGYVNAYAAVKAVLDETKSFGETTKIQREFNAAAQTSIAGEFEITVPFSPVGENEGVTFEVNDEASLLMVRANVGDNTIGMSLTSPSGKRYGSSIALPVLGQNIAVTAPAEAGTWTLRANGIGGVSGVDVDPVNATNGYALPGEIDAVVKITRTDGFVGLNDVVGHPAQAFIETAVSEQLVDALADGFAPDEAISRSQMADYLTLGAGIRQSNAADSVQFLDVTSDTSAINAVTQTGSPLRDRAQVTDPVMTANGNMFNPNAGVNKLDVAYSLVQSLGLEELANSFSGDITAIFGADRVVLQDQNMIPEEFKGYVQLALDLGILNAQFSVEQGMFDLEPTIKAQFNPYDQVSRAGFAVAITRFYNAR; encoded by the coding sequence ATGAGTAAATTTAACTTAAAAACAAAACCTATCTATGGTGCCATACTGGCTGCCGGATTAGGTTTATCTGCAGTGGCTGGTCATGCCAAATCGATTGGCCCACAACTTTCTGATCTTCTGTCAGATGCAACTGAGCAAGAAGTTTTCGAAGTAATTGTAACCTTTGAAGGCAATGAGCCAGCTTCTCTTTCACAATTACAGGCGCTTGAAAACTTGGGTGTCACCAGCGGTGTGAGTTTCAATAGCTTGCCGATGGTGGGTATCACTGCGACCAAGCAACAAATTGATGCAATCTATTCGCGTGATGATGTCCGTTCGGTCTGGTACAACGCGCCATTGACTCTAGAAAATGATGGTTCTACTGAGCTGACTGGTGTTGACCGCTTACGCGATGATCAATCAATGCGTAATATGGGTATGCCGTATTCAGGTCGTGGTATCGGTGTGGTTATCAACGATTCTGGTGTTGATGGTACTCATAGCGACATTAAATATCCAAATCATGTTACGCAAAACGTTTTGGCTCAGGTCAATCTAAACTCTCTATCAGGCATTCTGCCAATTACCTACCAGGAAGATGTTGCTAACACGGATATTGGTGGAGGTCACGGCTCTCACGTTGCCGGTATTATCGGCGGTAACGGTGCTATGTCGAGTGGTCTATATCAAGGTGTAGCACCGGGCGCAAAATTGATTGGTTATGGTTCAGGTGCAGGTCTATTCATCTTAGATACACTGGGTGGTTTTGATTACGCTTTAACCCACCAGTTTGACTATAACATTCGTGTTATTTCCAACTCGTTTGGTAATACTGGCGACACAGGTACTGATTTCAATCCTGATGACCCAACAAACGTTGCCACAAAAGCTTTGAGTGATAACGGCGTTATTGTTGTTTTCTCTGCCGGTAACTCTGGTTCAGGCGAAGCAACCATCACAGGTAACTTCAAAAAAGCACCTTGGGTTATTACTGTGGCTGCGGGTGACAAACAAGGCAATCTGGCTGATTTCAGTTCACGTGGCGTAAAAGGCAAAACTGGCCAAGCAGTAGTTGATGGTGAGACTTTCACTTGGGAAGACCGCCCGACTATTACAGCGCCTGGCGTTGATGTCATTTCTGCGCGCGCATCATTATCAAGCCTTAGTGCTTTGAGCATTACTTCTGACAGCGAAGTAATGGATGCCAATCATGTGCCTTACTATACCGTCATGAGTGGTACCTCAATGGCTGCACCTCATGCATCAGGTATCGTTGCTTTAATGCTTGAAGCTAACCCTAACCTTACCTGGCGTGAAGTTAAGCGTATCCTGCAAGATACTGCCACCAATATGCCTGGTCTTGAACCTTGGGAAAGTGGCGCAGGTTATGTGAATGCTTATGCTGCGGTTAAAGCTGTGCTTGATGAAACAAAAAGCTTTGGCGAAACGACGAAGATCCAACGTGAATTTAATGCAGCGGCACAAACTTCCATTGCAGGTGAATTCGAGATAACTGTTCCATTTAGCCCAGTTGGTGAAAATGAAGGTGTTACTTTCGAAGTCAACGACGAAGCTTCATTATTGATGGTTCGTGCCAATGTTGGCGATAACACTATAGGCATGTCTTTAACCAGCCCAAGTGGTAAGCGTTATGGTTCAAGCATTGCTTTGCCTGTACTGGGTCAAAATATCGCGGTAACAGCACCAGCCGAAGCCGGTACCTGGACATTGCGTGCCAATGGTATTGGGGGAGTATCAGGCGTTGATGTTGACCCAGTCAATGCTACCAATGGTTATGCGTTACCAGGCGAAATTGATGCTGTGGTTAAAATTACCCGCACCGATGGCTTCGTTGGTTTAAATGACGTTGTTGGTCATCCTGCACAGGCTTTTATCGAAACAGCGGTTAGTGAACAACTTGTCGATGCGCTAGCTGATGGTTTTGCACCTGATGAAGCTATAAGCCGTTCGCAAATGGCTGATTATCTAACACTAGGTGCAGGCATTCGCCAGTCAAATGCAGCTGATAGCGTGCAATTCCTTGATGTAACCAGTGATACTTCAGCAATCAACGCTGTAACCCAGACTGGCTCTCCACTTCGAGACAGAGCACAAGTAACAGATCCGGTTATGACAGCTAACGGGAACATGTTTAACCCAAACGCTGGTGTAAACAAATTGGATGTCGCTTATTCATTGGTTCAGTCGCTTGGATTGGAAGAACTAGCCAATAGCTTCTCTGGTGATATTACCGCTATCTTTGGAGCTGACAGAGTGGTTCTTCAGGATCAGAATATGATTCCCGAAGAGTTCAAAGGTTATGTCCAGCTAGCACTTGACCTAGGTATTCTAAATGCTCAGTTTTCTGTAGAGCAGGGTATGTTCGATTTAGAACCGACCATCAAAGCTCAATTTAACCCTTATGATCAAGTATCCCGTGCAGGCTTTGCAGTCGCCATAACTCGCTTCTATAACGCACGATAA
- a CDS encoding acyl-CoA dehydrogenase, producing the protein MSKALLDHWDDILLLDEQLTEEERMIRDAARDYCQEKLMPRVLEANRHEIFDREIMNELGELGLLGSTIDGYGCAGASYVAYGLVAREVERVDSGYRSALSVQSSLVMHPINAYGTEAQKEKFLPKLATGEWVGCFGLTEPDSGSDPASMKTRAKKVDGGYRLTGSKMWITNSPIADVFIVWAKDDEGDIRGFILEKGMEGLSAPKIEGKFALRASITGEIVMDNVFVPEENKFPEIKGLKGPFGCLNVARYGISWGALGAAEFCWHAARQYGLDRKQFNKPLASMQLFQKKLADMQTEIALGLQGSLRVGRLIDEKRFKPEMISLVKRNSCGKALDIARMARDMHGGNGIADEYHVIRHAMNLEAVNTYEGTHDIHALILGRAQTGLQAFM; encoded by the coding sequence ATGTCTAAAGCATTACTTGACCACTGGGACGACATACTATTACTCGATGAGCAGTTAACGGAAGAAGAGCGTATGATCCGTGATGCTGCACGTGACTATTGTCAGGAAAAACTGATGCCTCGCGTTCTAGAGGCAAATCGTCATGAAATTTTTGATCGCGAAATCATGAACGAGCTAGGCGAACTTGGTTTGCTAGGATCAACGATTGATGGCTATGGCTGTGCCGGTGCTTCCTATGTCGCTTATGGCCTGGTAGCTCGCGAAGTTGAGCGTGTCGACTCAGGTTATCGTTCTGCTTTGTCAGTTCAGTCCAGTTTGGTTATGCACCCCATTAATGCCTATGGCACAGAAGCGCAGAAAGAAAAATTCCTGCCAAAGTTAGCGACAGGCGAGTGGGTAGGTTGTTTCGGTTTGACTGAACCGGATTCTGGCTCAGATCCTGCGAGTATGAAAACGCGTGCCAAGAAGGTAGATGGTGGTTACCGTTTAACCGGCAGCAAAATGTGGATTACAAATTCGCCGATTGCTGATGTGTTCATTGTCTGGGCAAAAGACGATGAGGGTGACATTCGTGGCTTTATCTTAGAAAAAGGCATGGAAGGTCTATCAGCACCTAAGATTGAAGGCAAGTTTGCACTACGCGCCTCAATTACCGGTGAAATCGTTATGGACAATGTGTTTGTTCCGGAAGAAAACAAATTCCCTGAAATCAAAGGTCTTAAAGGCCCATTTGGTTGCTTGAACGTAGCCCGCTATGGTATTTCCTGGGGTGCATTAGGTGCAGCCGAGTTTTGCTGGCACGCTGCACGTCAATATGGCCTTGATCGTAAACAGTTCAACAAGCCATTGGCTTCGATGCAGTTGTTCCAGAAAAAACTGGCTGACATGCAAACTGAAATTGCATTGGGTCTGCAAGGTTCATTAAGAGTTGGCCGTTTAATTGATGAAAAACGTTTCAAGCCCGAAATGATTTCGCTGGTTAAACGTAACTCATGTGGTAAAGCTCTTGATATTGCTCGCATGGCTCGTGATATGCATGGTGGTAATGGTATTGCAGATGAGTACCACGTCATTCGTCATGCCATGAATCTGGAAGCTGTAAATACCTATGAAGGTACTCATGATATTCATGCCCTGATATTAGGTAGAGCACAGACCGGCTTACAGGCTTTTATGTAA
- a CDS encoding carboxy terminal-processing peptidase, translated as MNKNKWLVTLLALTIPLSIQAEEVKNAPSEKAEEFVIPEPASLSIKPENKFRETGRVISFLLMQSHYEHPDFDDELSEEAFNQFLKALDPNRSYFYEKDIEQLNDYKTLFDDALRTGRIELAYDFFALFEERFRERYLFALEQLKKPLDFDSDSEFEYDRRESPWPKDEKEMNDIWKKRVLNDALNLKLADQTNEQIKEKLSKRYESAIRRLSQTKSEDVFGYFMNSVSAAIDPHTNYYTPRQFENFTINMSLKLQGIGAVLTQEDMFTKIVSIVNKGPADKSGQVHPNDKIIGVAQGEKGEMVDVIGWRNDDVVDLIRGEAGSTVRLQIIPYTKSGDGMPKVVSLVREEIKLEDQAAKSKVLEVEQYDKNFKMGVIELPSFYSETVASNSDGKSEITSTTKDVAKLIKELNKQEINGLVIDLRNNGGGSLSEVVNLVGLFIDKGPVVQGRDSRGRLRVLKDTDSGVAYHGPLAVLVNGGSASASEIFAGAIQDYGRGIVLGENTFGKGTVQSVADLNQYIRNPETQVGALKLTVEKYYRVTGESTQNKGVKPDIEFPTIFDVEEYGESSYDNALVWDTIKSTNFQKTEGLQEVIPFLRSKHQERKSSSQEFSFLEEDITRATERRDEKVVSLNYEKRLAERKRNDEIRLERENLRRKIEGLEPLKELASEEDEEETESSNITDIVDEDQKDLFLKEAANILSDLIMIREKPEIAANFLAEQKAVKN; from the coding sequence ATGAACAAAAATAAATGGTTGGTTACGTTACTGGCTTTAACAATTCCGCTGAGCATTCAGGCGGAAGAAGTTAAAAATGCACCTTCAGAGAAGGCGGAAGAATTCGTCATTCCTGAGCCGGCCAGTTTAAGTATAAAGCCAGAAAATAAGTTTCGTGAGACAGGCAGAGTAATTTCTTTCCTGTTAATGCAAAGTCATTATGAACATCCTGATTTTGATGATGAACTCTCAGAAGAAGCTTTTAATCAGTTTTTAAAAGCCCTTGACCCTAATCGCAGTTACTTTTATGAAAAAGATATAGAGCAGCTCAACGATTACAAGACCTTGTTCGATGACGCACTAAGAACTGGTCGTATTGAACTGGCCTATGATTTCTTTGCATTATTTGAGGAGCGTTTCCGTGAACGCTATCTGTTTGCTTTAGAGCAACTCAAGAAGCCACTTGATTTTGACTCTGATAGTGAGTTTGAGTATGACCGTCGTGAATCTCCTTGGCCGAAAGATGAAAAGGAGATGAATGACATCTGGAAAAAGCGTGTGCTCAATGATGCTTTAAATCTAAAGCTTGCTGACCAGACTAATGAGCAAATTAAAGAAAAGCTGTCAAAGCGATATGAATCGGCAATCCGCCGACTTTCACAAACCAAAAGTGAAGATGTTTTCGGCTACTTCATGAATTCGGTAAGTGCAGCTATCGATCCCCATACGAATTACTACACCCCAAGACAGTTTGAAAATTTCACTATTAATATGAGCCTTAAACTGCAGGGTATTGGTGCAGTTCTCACTCAGGAAGACATGTTTACTAAGATTGTCTCCATCGTGAACAAAGGGCCGGCTGACAAGTCTGGCCAAGTTCATCCTAACGACAAAATTATTGGCGTTGCTCAAGGTGAAAAGGGCGAAATGGTCGATGTTATAGGATGGAGAAATGATGACGTCGTTGATCTAATTCGTGGCGAAGCCGGTAGTACTGTCCGTCTACAGATCATCCCGTATACCAAATCGGGAGATGGCATGCCTAAGGTTGTTAGTCTGGTCCGTGAGGAAATCAAACTTGAAGACCAGGCTGCCAAATCAAAAGTCCTTGAAGTAGAGCAGTATGACAAGAACTTTAAAATGGGTGTAATCGAATTACCTTCCTTCTATTCAGAAACCGTTGCTTCTAATAGCGATGGCAAAAGTGAAATCACCAGTACAACTAAAGATGTTGCGAAGCTAATTAAAGAACTTAATAAGCAAGAAATTAATGGTTTGGTGATCGACCTCAGAAATAATGGTGGCGGCTCTTTATCTGAAGTTGTCAATTTGGTTGGCCTATTTATTGATAAAGGTCCAGTGGTCCAAGGTAGGGATAGTAGAGGCCGACTACGTGTGCTTAAAGACACAGACTCTGGAGTAGCTTACCATGGCCCGCTTGCTGTGCTGGTTAATGGTGGAAGTGCCAGTGCATCTGAAATCTTCGCTGGTGCAATTCAGGACTACGGTCGTGGTATCGTTCTTGGCGAAAACACCTTTGGCAAAGGAACCGTTCAAAGCGTTGCTGATTTGAATCAATACATCAGAAACCCTGAAACACAGGTTGGTGCTCTTAAGTTAACCGTAGAAAAGTACTATCGTGTTACCGGTGAGAGTACTCAAAATAAAGGGGTTAAACCGGATATTGAGTTTCCTACTATTTTTGACGTTGAAGAATATGGCGAGAGCTCTTACGACAATGCTTTGGTCTGGGACACTATAAAGTCCACAAACTTCCAGAAAACAGAAGGTCTTCAGGAAGTCATTCCATTCTTGCGTTCTAAGCATCAGGAGCGAAAAAGCTCAAGTCAGGAGTTTTCATTCCTGGAAGAGGATATTACTCGAGCGACTGAACGTCGTGACGAGAAAGTGGTTTCGTTGAACTATGAAAAACGGTTGGCGGAACGTAAGCGCAATGATGAAATACGACTGGAGCGTGAAAATCTTCGCCGGAAAATTGAAGGTCTTGAGCCTTTAAAAGAGTTAGCCTCGGAAGAAGATGAGGAAGAAACAGAGTCCAGCAACATTACTGACATCGTTGATGAAGACCAAAAAGACTTGTTCCTTAAGGAAGCTGCCAATATCTTATCGGATTTAATCATGATAAGAGAAAAGCCTGAAATCGCGGCCAACTTTCTAGCCGAACAAAAGGCGGTTAAAAACTAA
- a CDS encoding mechanosensitive ion channel family protein: MQALPLLLSTLSKFEEIMSKPLISLKEGTSINLWQLLLALLFVILAWLVSRFVAKFIGRKILKLMNISDDNVIIIQRLVFFVMLGIIVITVLSFLNVPLTAFAFISGAIAIGVGFGAKNVMDNFISGWILMSERPVRINDVVEMDSQLGRVIQVGNRSTMIRRIDGAHMVIPNSTLLQSNLINWTLVDPNIRNSIKVGVAYGSDVEKVRDILFDILSNNENVLKDPEPSVIFEDFGDSALLFEIWYWAQINTIRELRGIRSDLRFEIDKRFRENDIVIAFPQRDVHLHFADDVAKQLAKKLENSGSQQSIEDKSKGNKAEDSVEETEKSHKQS, from the coding sequence ATGCAAGCACTACCACTTTTGTTGAGCACACTTTCAAAATTCGAAGAAATAATGAGCAAGCCTCTGATAAGTTTAAAAGAGGGGACAAGCATCAATTTGTGGCAACTATTGCTGGCTTTATTGTTTGTTATTTTAGCCTGGCTCGTTAGCCGTTTTGTGGCAAAGTTTATTGGTCGCAAAATTCTTAAGCTTATGAATATCAGTGATGACAATGTCATCATAATTCAGCGACTCGTTTTCTTCGTGATGCTCGGCATCATCGTCATAACTGTCTTATCATTTCTAAATGTTCCATTAACTGCCTTTGCCTTTATTTCCGGTGCAATTGCCATCGGTGTTGGTTTCGGTGCAAAGAATGTAATGGATAACTTCATCAGTGGTTGGATATTGATGTCAGAGCGTCCCGTCCGAATTAATGATGTGGTTGAAATGGATAGCCAGTTGGGTAGAGTCATTCAGGTTGGTAACCGTTCTACTATGATTCGCCGAATTGATGGTGCTCATATGGTGATCCCAAATAGCACATTACTTCAATCCAACCTTATTAACTGGACACTTGTCGATCCGAATATTCGTAATTCAATTAAAGTCGGAGTTGCTTATGGCAGCGATGTTGAAAAAGTAAGAGACATTCTATTCGACATTTTGAGTAACAACGAAAACGTTCTAAAGGACCCTGAGCCATCAGTTATATTTGAAGATTTTGGGGATAGCGCATTGCTCTTTGAGATATGGTACTGGGCACAGATTAATACCATTAGAGAGTTGCGTGGTATTCGCAGTGACCTGAGATTCGAAATTGATAAGAGATTCCGTGAGAATGATATCGTCATCGCGTTTCCACAAAGAGATGTTCACCTGCATTTTGCCGATGACGTTGCAAAGCAGCTGGCAAAAAAACTTGAAAATTCAGGTTCTCAACAATCTATTGAAGATAAGTCCAAAGGTAATAAAGCCGAAGACTCGGTAGAAGAGACTGAGAAAAGCCATAAACAGAGCTAA
- a CDS encoding zinc transporter ZntB — MTEKYHPPIVSLHLNRKGGLVSPDLIDTMHSGDTLTWHHINYTSQIAKDWLDQEARVNEVAQDILLRAETRPRFYMEDSFMLMCLRGVNLNPGSHPEDMISIRLWITEDTIISSCNRHSWSISDIKQALEQGAGPKTSGEFISLLVERLAIRVEEFFEEIDVNLDKQEDTLVGLGFDEFYAEISHLRRQSATIKRYLTPQKDALEKLYRSQSPIITRQDLDNIRDDLDKFTRLLEDIELTRERTIVLQEEYLARIAHQQNSRLYVLAIISAIFLPLTFLTGVFGMNVAGLPGLEQESAFMYVSLFCIVIAVALLAWFKYKKWY; from the coding sequence ATGACAGAGAAATATCATCCACCGATTGTTAGCCTACATTTAAATCGAAAAGGAGGATTAGTCAGTCCTGATTTAATTGATACGATGCATTCAGGTGATACTTTGACCTGGCATCATATTAATTATACTTCTCAAATAGCTAAAGATTGGCTCGACCAGGAAGCTAGAGTCAATGAGGTAGCGCAGGATATTTTGTTGCGCGCCGAAACTCGTCCACGCTTTTACATGGAAGATAGCTTTATGCTGATGTGTCTGCGTGGTGTAAACCTTAATCCAGGTTCACATCCGGAGGATATGATATCAATCAGGCTTTGGATCACGGAAGACACCATTATTTCCAGCTGTAATCGGCATAGCTGGTCAATTTCTGATATTAAGCAGGCCTTAGAGCAGGGTGCTGGGCCAAAGACCAGCGGTGAGTTTATTTCTTTGCTGGTTGAAAGGTTGGCCATACGGGTAGAAGAGTTTTTCGAAGAAATTGATGTAAATCTCGATAAGCAGGAAGATACATTAGTAGGTCTTGGTTTTGACGAATTTTATGCAGAAATTAGTCACCTACGACGCCAGAGTGCGACCATCAAACGTTATTTAACACCGCAAAAAGATGCGTTGGAGAAACTCTATCGCAGTCAAAGTCCAATTATCACCCGACAAGATTTAGATAATATCAGGGATGACCTCGATAAATTTACAAGACTATTAGAGGATATCGAATTAACACGAGAAAGAACCATTGTCCTGCAAGAAGAGTATCTTGCAAGAATTGCTCATCAGCAAAATAGCCGCTTATATGTTCTAGCAATAATTTCGGCGATATTCTTACCGTTAACATTTTTAACCGGTGTGTTTGGTATGAACGTAGCGGGATTACCAGGGTTGGAGCAAGAAAGCGCCTTTATGTATGTATCACTATTTTGCATTGTTATAGCGGTCGCATTACTTGCTTGGTTTAAGTATAAAAAGTGGTATTAG